From Nicotiana tabacum cultivar K326 chromosome 20, ASM71507v2, whole genome shotgun sequence, one genomic window encodes:
- the LOC107829266 gene encoding protein WHAT'S THIS FACTOR 1, chloroplastic-like, whose amino-acid sequence MKHLTMQMMLTFPVRIQLQSNKCTFPLHSDFLPGKSRDHYFSKSSKFPKKNTISVSTSITCSNPGPHKLVRDRKLDKHVVKNNNIRFVQKLKTLLLSKPKHFMPINVLSKCRGYLTLSKPRSILSMIHRYPTIFELFTIPTPPTPFNATKPLSQLCVRLTPAAAALFRKELELKSAVSVLLAAKLQKLLMLTTHHRLLLSKLVHIAPDLGLPINFHSRLCNEYPDKFRVVDTSYGRALELVSCDPALANALPSRAVDRVSLGLIVDRPLKFKHLKLRRGLNLKRRHEEYLIMFKELPDVCPYKTKVKDFYKESINAEKRACAVAREVLGMMVEKRTLVDHLTHFRKEFGLPNKLRAMLIRHPELFYVSVKGQRDSVFLVEGYNDRGKLLEKDEMLVIKDQLMKLVREGKRMRRERRKAFAKGGMNEYCKNRHDDDEVEDDTYFEQFDGLDELFEYENSNSEKGIDDDDDDDDDGGGGDLGSKDGSDYDESIELWAIQDETQFWTTEAHTCMQNDNAGSSGPW is encoded by the coding sequence ATGAAACACCTCACCATGCAAATGATGCTCACTTTCCCTGTAAGAATCCAACTCCAAAGCAACAAGTGCACTTTCCCGCTCCACTCAGATTTCTTACCCGGTAAAAGCAGAGACCATTATTTCTCTAAATCCAGCAAATTCCCCAAGAAAAATACCATTTCTGTTTCTACCTCTATTACTTGCTCTAATCCGGGGCCTCACAAACTAGTCCGAGATCGCAAGTTGGACAAACATGTCGTCAAGAACAACAATATTCGGTTCGTTCAGAAGCTTAAAACACTGCTACTTTCAAAACCAAAGCATTTCATGCCTATCAATGTTCTTTCAAAATGCAGGGGCTATTTAACCCTCTCAAAACCTCGGTCTATTCTTTCGATGATTCATCGTTATCCGACAATCTTTGAGCTCTTCACTATACCAACACCTCCTACACCATTCAACGCCACAAAACCACTTTCTCAGCTGTGTGTTCGCCTCACTCCAGCTGCTGCTGCCCTGTTTCGTAAAGAATTGGAACTGAAATCTGCCGTGTCAGTTCTTTTGGCTGCTAAGTTGCAGAAGCTTCTAATGCTCACGACCCATCATAGACTATTACTGTCCAAGCTAGTTCATATTGCACCTGATCTTGGTTTGCCTATTAATTTCCATTCTCGCCTTTGCAATGAGTACCCTGATAAGTTTCGTGTTGTGGATACTTCTTATGGTCGTGCCCTTGAGCTTGTTTCTTGTGATCCAGCTCTAGCGAATGCTTTACCATCCCGTGCAGTTGACCGTGTTTCACTTGGGTTGATTGTAGATAGACCATTAAAGTTCAAGCATTTGAAACTTCGAAGGGGACTGAATTTGAAGAGACGGCATGAGGAGTACCTTATAATGTTTAAAGAATTACCGGATGTGTGTCCgtataaaacaaaagtaaaagatTTCTATAAAGAATCAATCAATGCAGAGAAGAGGGCTTGTGCAGTGGCGAGGGAAGTTTTGGGGATGATGGTTGAGAAGAGGACTTTGGTTGATCACTTGACACATTTTAGGAAGGagtttggcttgcctaacaaatTAAGGGCTATGCTGATCAGGCACCCTGAGTTATTCTATGTGAGTGTGAAGGGGCAGAGAGACTCTGTCTTTCTAGTAGAAGGCTATAATGATAGAGGCAAACTGTTGGAGAAGGATGAAATGCTGGTCATAAAAGATCAGCTGATGAAACTTGTTAGGGAGGGGAAGAGAATGAGAAGAGAAAGAAGGAAGGCTTTTGCCAAAGGTGGCATGAACGAGTATTGCAAGAATCGTCACGATGATGATGAAGTTGAAGACGACACCTACTTTGAACAATTTGATGGTTTAGATGAATTGTTTGAATATGAAAATTCTAATTCAGAGAAAGGtatagatgatgatgatgatgatgatgatgatggtggtggtggagATCTTGGTTCTAAGGATGGCTCTGACTATGATGAAAGCATCGAATTATGGGCTATCCAAGATGAAACACAGTTCTGGACAACTGAGGCGCATACTTGTATGCAAAATGATAACGCTGGAAGTTCAGGGCCTTGGTAG